tataacAGATGCAAATAAAGATTATAAAAAATTGAACATTTTAGCTTTTATTGGAATATAAATTACCAATACAATTACAACTACAATAAACTTAGCATATCCTTTAGCTTCCAATATAGTTTATCACCAATCTGGCAAGATGGAACCCTACTCtacaaaagggtaaaattgtaaaACAAAATTGGTACTCATCTTGATTTAATAGCAGCATGGCCCTCATCGCTCAAATGTTTATGTAATTTGGTCCTGACATTGGAAACAACCATAATATTAAGACCAAATGGCAACAGATTAGGAATAAAATGTAGCAATCTTAATTCTTATGTGTACCTTGAATCAAAATTAACTCCACAAGTATCACATTCATGCCCAGAATTTCTTGATGTTGCCTGTGTAATAAGATATTATGTAACGTAATATTAAAAACCAAACAAATTATATTGGTAATAAAGAAATTAATAACCTTAACTGATAATAATAATACCTTCTGTTTTTTGCCTCTAGTAGAGTTTTTTCCTTTTGAATTCCCTTCTTTTTTATTGATAACCTTTGAGGCTGGAGCTTGTTTGACAACCTTAATCTTTACATTGGGCTCATTAGCTTCTTCAACATTGGTCTCAGTTTCTACACAAGGCTtggataatgatgatgatggttTTTCGATATGtgaaccatcatcatcatcatcagattTGTTGTCCACATCAGCATTGCCACTTATTTCAGGTTTATCTATTTTTTGTTGTTCTTCATCTTCTGGTTTTGTAGCTGTATCTTTCTTGCCTCCTCTCTTTCTTCTACCTTTCTTGTTATTATACTCCATCAAATCTACCTCTTCCTCTTCAACTTCAACATAAACTTTCTTTTTTGGCTTCTTCTTGTTCTTATTCCAAGATAACATTGCTTCTAAACTATTTTCATcatcatctttttcttcatcatGAGCTGTTTCTTCCTTCTCAATTATGACctcttcaaacttttctttcaGTTCTTCAACCTCATCAACAATCACCTCACCATCATCAATGTCTTCACTTTGCAGATCATCTTTGTTTTCtgtaacttcttcttcttcttcttcttcttcttcttcttcaaaagcttCCCTCAACTCTGCAACTTTCTCCTTATGCTTCTTGGATTGCTCATGATTCTTCCATTGTTTATCACTTTTAAACTTCTTCCCACACACCACACAGTAAAACTCATTCTTCcgctcatcttcttcttcctcctcctccaccaccacctcatcTGAATCCTCCATTTTTGCCCAATCAGGCTCCTCATACAACCTTGCTCTCTCTGCTTTCTCTCTCTCCATTTCTTTCTTCCTTGCCCTTTCCTCCTCTTTCTTTTTCTCAATCTCCTCATTCCTCTTCATCTGCATATCAATCACTCTCTTATCCCTCTTCTTCACGAACTCTGCTAAACCCCTAACAGTTTCGTTATACTCTCTCTTAGCCTTCTTCCTGATCTTCTTATTCTCATCCTCCATCATCCTCCGAGACTTCCGATTTGGTCCTGCATTTGCATCATACTCATCCTCCCAAACAAAATCCATCACTGTTACGAACCCTAACCAGTATCCGTAAAACGCATTCACTTGAGCATATGGACTATCCAAATTACCCATCAGTGGCGCCTCTTTAACAACATTTCCTAACCCTAACGTCTTCGCGAATTTCAGTTCGTTTCGATAGATTTTATCGAACACATCGGCGTAAACCTTATAGAAACCCTTACCTTTATCTGAAAATCCAGAGTAAACGGAATTTGAGAAGAAGGATAAGAGATCGGGGACAACAGCAGAGCCGGAGGAtgaattgttagggtttgaaccggAGAAGAGGATTTGAGAGCGGTGAGAGTCGTACCATGTGCGCTCTCGCACATCAGAGAGGACCTCGTAAGCATTGACGAGCTCCTGGAAGGAAGCGGTGGCTTCAGCTTCGCTGACGCCGGACTTGATTAGCTTGTCAGGGTGACGTTGGAGAGCGAGCTTTCTGTACGCCGAGCGGATTTCATCGGCGGTGCAATCGCGTTGGAGACCAAGGACTTCGTAGAGGCATCGCTTCTCCGGCGAAGTCATTGTGTCTGTTGGAGCGGTTGTAGTCTCGTCAACTAGGGTTTTTGATCCTTTAATGTTCGTTGGTATTATGATTCATGTACATGTTTAGGCAGGGGTTTCTAAAtaaaatatctaatctaaaatttcatatatcaaaacttttataaattaaataatttttaagACAAATTATTCAAAACTTTATATACGAAAATTGTTCT
The genomic region above belongs to Lactuca sativa cultivar Salinas chromosome 4, Lsat_Salinas_v11, whole genome shotgun sequence and contains:
- the LOC111902270 gene encoding DNAJ protein JJJ1 homolog — translated: MTSPEKRCLYEVLGLQRDCTADEIRSAYRKLALQRHPDKLIKSGVSEAEATASFQELVNAYEVLSDVRERTWYDSHRSQILFSGSNPNNSSSGSAVVPDLLSFFSNSVYSGFSDKGKGFYKVYADVFDKIYRNELKFAKTLGLGNVVKEAPLMGNLDSPYAQVNAFYGYWLGFVTVMDFVWEDEYDANAGPNRKSRRMMEDENKKIRKKAKREYNETVRGLAEFVKKRDKRVIDMQMKRNEEIEKKKEEERARKKEMEREKAERARLYEEPDWAKMEDSDEVVVEEEEEEDERKNEFYCVVCGKKFKSDKQWKNHEQSKKHKEKVAELREAFEEEEEEEEEEEVTENKDDLQSEDIDDGEVIVDEVEELKEKFEEVIIEKEETAHDEEKDDDENSLEAMLSWNKNKKKPKKKVYVEVEEEEVDLMEYNNKKGRRKRGGKKDTATKPEDEEQQKIDKPEISGNADVDNKSDDDDDGSHIEKPSSSLSKPCVETETNVEEANEPNVKIKVVKQAPASKVINKKEGNSKGKNSTRGKKQKATSRNSGHECDTCGVNFDSRTKLHKHLSDEGHAAIKSR